A genome region from Geoalkalibacter ferrihydriticus DSM 17813 includes the following:
- a CDS encoding AAA family ATPase translates to MGLGEQSENQKSERVHEAEMRLAEYGKNLLNPLPEDREQWTDDHYLWELVFQLLDFHRRADKPVWWAMFARQEMTEEELIDDPECIGGMEAAPEHPPEAVKQSSVYTFRYPEQEFKLKVDYDCLRTDTLERAGKIASIDEKKKLIRIKLGRKSGTLPEKISVMSTGPIKTDVLKEAVYRFADSLIANDHRYAALEAILKRKHPAIKGLSAGAPIISDTGDSTGQISDAVSRLQNSYLFIQGPPGTGKTYTGSHVIVDLLARGARVGVSSNSHKAINNLLDAVEKRAAEKGVRFRGFKKSSGPDSLFNGELIVDVTEKAAVIASGASLVAGTAWLFADPDFDQTLDYLFVDEAGQVALANLVAMGTCAKNFVLLGDQMQLQQPLQGVHPGHSGESTLDYLLKGQGTIPNDRGVFLHTSWRMHEDVCSFISDAVYDSRLRPEPDNQKQCLILAPDAHPKLRATGIRFIGVEHDGCSQRSEQEAEIACNLYESLLQQKYMDRQGREHAMSAENILVVAP, encoded by the coding sequence ATGGGACTAGGCGAGCAGTCAGAAAATCAGAAGAGCGAGCGGGTCCACGAGGCCGAGATGCGTCTGGCCGAATATGGGAAAAATCTGCTGAATCCTCTGCCGGAGGATCGGGAACAATGGACCGATGACCACTATTTATGGGAACTCGTTTTCCAACTTCTTGACTTCCACCGCCGAGCAGATAAGCCCGTATGGTGGGCCATGTTTGCGCGCCAGGAAATGACTGAGGAGGAACTGATCGATGACCCTGAATGTATCGGCGGAATGGAGGCGGCGCCTGAGCATCCGCCCGAGGCCGTGAAACAGTCGAGCGTCTATACCTTTCGGTATCCAGAGCAGGAGTTCAAACTCAAGGTCGATTACGACTGCCTTCGCACCGACACCTTGGAGAGGGCGGGAAAGATCGCGTCGATTGATGAGAAAAAGAAACTTATCCGCATAAAACTCGGAAGAAAGAGCGGCACTCTGCCTGAAAAAATTTCAGTGATGTCTACTGGGCCCATCAAGACGGATGTTCTCAAGGAAGCAGTCTATCGGTTCGCAGACAGCCTGATTGCCAACGACCACCGCTATGCGGCGCTTGAGGCGATCCTGAAAAGAAAGCACCCAGCCATCAAGGGACTCTCTGCGGGAGCGCCGATTATTTCTGATACGGGCGATTCGACCGGCCAGATCAGTGATGCGGTTAGCCGTCTTCAGAACAGCTATCTCTTTATCCAGGGTCCTCCGGGCACCGGCAAGACCTACACCGGCTCCCACGTCATTGTCGATCTGCTCGCGAGGGGCGCCAGAGTTGGTGTGTCTTCCAATAGCCACAAGGCTATAAACAACCTCCTTGATGCGGTGGAAAAGCGGGCGGCAGAAAAGGGGGTGAGGTTCCGGGGATTCAAGAAGTCTTCCGGACCTGATTCACTCTTCAATGGCGAACTGATCGTCGATGTTACCGAAAAGGCGGCGGTCATCGCCTCTGGGGCTAGTCTGGTGGCGGGCACCGCCTGGCTGTTTGCAGATCCGGACTTCGATCAGACTCTGGACTACCTCTTCGTCGACGAGGCCGGGCAGGTCGCCCTCGCCAACCTCGTCGCCATGGGAACCTGCGCAAAGAACTTCGTCCTTTTGGGTGACCAGATGCAACTTCAGCAGCCACTCCAGGGTGTTCACCCGGGGCACTCGGGCGAATCCACGCTCGACTATCTTCTCAAGGGCCAGGGAACTATCCCGAATGACCGGGGCGTTTTTCTCCACACCTCGTGGCGCATGCATGAGGATGTCTGCAGTTTCATCTCTGATGCGGTCTATGATAGCCGCCTGCGGCCAGAGCCGGACAACCAAAAACAGTGCCTGATTCTTGCTCCCGATGCCCACCCCAAGCTGAGAGCTACAGGGATCCGATTCATCGGAGTCGAGCACGACGGGTGTTCGCAGAGAAGCGAACAGGAAGCAGAGATTGCGTGCAATCTCTATGAAAGCCTCCTCCAGCAGAAATACATGGATCGCCAAGGGCGGGAGCACGCCATGTCCGCAGAAAATATCCTTGTCGTCGCCCCCTAA
- a CDS encoding WYL domain-containing protein, with the protein MWTVKYDKKSRMDEGIRWEASKRLEFIDFRLYWEGRVNRGDLTDFFGISIPQASNDLSKYQELAPRNLDYDRSGKFYFATQEFKPVFYEPTSDDYLSQLKQISSGLITQNESIIKSVPDTYLIPVLERKLPNDTLKTIIHSLKNKTDLNVFYQSMSRQDPSWRWIAPKSLAYDGFRWHIRSYCFTRKDFRDFAIGRIWEIKAQRPTEAEEKEDNEWNTFITLKIGPNPNLSENQKNTIEMEYGMENGFKEVYVRQSLLSYFLRRYGLDHKCAQDEMAGQHIVLLNAESIPDNYKPIGF; encoded by the coding sequence ATGTGGACGGTCAAGTATGACAAAAAATCCCGCATGGACGAGGGGATACGCTGGGAAGCCTCCAAGCGGTTGGAGTTTATCGATTTCCGGCTGTATTGGGAAGGTCGGGTGAACAGAGGAGATTTGACCGATTTTTTCGGCATTTCTATACCCCAGGCTTCAAACGACTTAAGCAAGTATCAAGAACTTGCTCCAAGAAACCTCGACTATGATCGAAGCGGAAAGTTTTACTTTGCTACCCAAGAATTTAAGCCGGTATTTTATGAGCCAACATCAGATGACTATCTATCACAGTTAAAACAAATCTCTTCAGGACTAATAACTCAAAATGAATCTATAATAAAAAGTGTCCCAGACACGTATTTAATCCCAGTCTTAGAAAGAAAATTACCTAATGATACCCTTAAAACCATCATCCATTCTTTAAAGAATAAAACAGACTTAAATGTTTTCTACCAGTCAATGTCCAGGCAAGATCCTAGTTGGAGATGGATTGCACCAAAATCTCTTGCATACGACGGCTTCCGCTGGCACATAAGGTCATATTGTTTTACGCGTAAGGATTTTAGAGATTTTGCCATTGGCAGAATATGGGAAATCAAAGCCCAGAGACCAACTGAAGCTGAAGAGAAAGAGGACAATGAATGGAATACTTTCATTACGCTAAAAATTGGACCAAACCCTAATTTATCGGAAAATCAAAAAAACACAATTGAGATGGAATATGGAATGGAAAATGGTTTTAAGGAGGTTTATGTAAGGCAATCATTATTGTCATATTTCTTGAGAAGATATGGCCTGGATCACAAATGCGCTCAAGATGAGATGGCAGGTCAACATATTGTTCTCCTAAATGCAGAGTCAATTCCAGATAATTACAAACCCATAGGGTTTTGA
- a CDS encoding CBASS cGAMP-activated phospholipase, giving the protein MPFRVLSVNGGGMRGIYAATYLESLEKAFASRRDVQALDIGKGFDLIVGTSTGAIIGCGLVQGIPPSEMVKLYKENGAKIFPQKLPNKFGVDLFKQLLNRPKHLRQGEQALRTALTEAFGDTTVKQVWDDRQIALAVTAVKMSNYEPCVFKTPHNPDSTGRDNECTLVDICLASSAAPLFRSLAAIDHKNHGTCNVFTDGGLWANNPVIVAITESLRILKDQGRDDETVEVFCLGSCGKPEGNMIARDNLARGLIGWRFGGEAAQVSIAAQEYAYDFIAQELTKYFRRSVTVVNFPAGRVHGDLLEYLDLDETREVGLNALINKARDDAEKTNSFIRGDITYGPMITELFESMPPMQTRN; this is encoded by the coding sequence ATGCCATTCAGAGTGCTTAGCGTTAACGGCGGAGGGATGCGCGGCATATATGCTGCAACCTACCTTGAGTCTTTGGAAAAGGCCTTCGCCTCCCGCCGCGATGTTCAGGCTCTCGATATCGGAAAAGGCTTCGACCTGATAGTTGGGACGAGCACCGGTGCCATAATCGGCTGCGGGCTTGTCCAGGGGATCCCCCCCTCAGAAATGGTCAAGTTGTACAAAGAGAACGGAGCCAAAATTTTCCCGCAAAAACTCCCCAATAAATTTGGGGTTGACCTGTTCAAACAACTTCTAAATCGTCCAAAGCACCTACGCCAAGGAGAACAGGCTCTCCGAACTGCGCTCACCGAAGCCTTCGGTGACACTACCGTCAAGCAGGTCTGGGACGACAGACAAATCGCGCTGGCGGTAACGGCGGTCAAGATGAGCAACTATGAACCGTGTGTGTTTAAGACTCCACACAATCCCGATTCTACCGGGCGAGACAATGAATGCACGCTCGTCGATATCTGTCTTGCGAGCAGCGCCGCCCCATTATTCCGTTCTCTGGCTGCCATAGACCATAAGAATCACGGGACCTGCAACGTCTTCACCGACGGTGGTTTATGGGCCAACAACCCGGTCATTGTCGCAATCACCGAGTCATTGCGGATACTTAAAGATCAGGGCAGGGATGATGAGACGGTGGAGGTTTTCTGTCTCGGCAGCTGCGGGAAGCCGGAAGGAAACATGATTGCCAGGGATAATCTGGCAAGAGGCCTCATTGGCTGGCGCTTCGGCGGTGAGGCCGCGCAGGTTTCAATTGCGGCACAGGAATACGCCTACGATTTCATAGCGCAGGAACTAACCAAGTATTTCAGAAGATCCGTTACGGTTGTCAATTTTCCCGCAGGCAGGGTCCACGGTGATTTGCTGGAATACCTTGACCTCGACGAAACCCGGGAGGTAGGTCTCAACGCCCTCATAAACAAGGCCAGGGACGATGCCGAGAAGACAAATAGTTTCATCCGCGGCGACATCACATACGGCCCCATGATTACGGAATTATTTGAATCTATGCCCCCAATGCAGACCCGGAACTAA
- a CDS encoding cyclic GMP-AMP synthase DncV-like nucleotidyltransferase has product MKDCSKDVLAYHDDKVTLPQAERTNMRDRRDANRERLRKRLKERENPSPQEFVKQGSYAMLTMVQDAANDYDIDDGVYFTQASLKGSKGGDKPAMEARQMVCDALADSRFNKAPEVKRNCVRVFYNDGYHVDMPVYRIRTSDGDYELASGSDWKHSRAADVEEWFNQANQTKSPDENNGRQFRRIVRLLKKFAKSRNSWKSQTASGFSITILAEEQYVSNKDREDAALRDTMNKIYNRLLWNLEVSHPVTPGAKVTKGPDDTKMRVFRDKLKEALDNLAVLDDADCTREKALKAWDKVFNTDYFMSRYKGEEKVKDSENSAFLSSLIATKSEPVAVQKNGGGRFA; this is encoded by the coding sequence ATGAAAGACTGTTCGAAAGACGTACTGGCGTACCATGATGACAAGGTAACCCTGCCGCAAGCGGAGCGGACCAATATGCGCGACCGGAGGGATGCCAACCGCGAACGACTCCGGAAACGGCTCAAGGAAAGAGAAAATCCGTCACCTCAGGAGTTTGTCAAACAGGGCTCCTACGCAATGCTGACCATGGTGCAAGATGCTGCCAACGATTACGATATAGATGATGGAGTGTACTTCACCCAGGCGTCGCTGAAAGGATCGAAGGGAGGTGACAAGCCAGCTATGGAAGCCCGGCAGATGGTATGCGACGCCCTTGCCGACAGCCGCTTCAATAAAGCACCTGAGGTGAAGAGAAACTGCGTTAGAGTTTTCTACAATGACGGATACCATGTCGATATGCCCGTTTACCGAATCAGGACGAGCGACGGGGATTACGAACTTGCCTCTGGTTCGGACTGGAAACATTCGCGCGCCGCGGACGTGGAAGAATGGTTCAATCAGGCAAACCAGACAAAGAGCCCGGATGAAAACAATGGCCGTCAGTTCAGGCGCATCGTACGGTTGCTCAAGAAATTCGCCAAAAGCCGTAATTCCTGGAAAAGCCAGACTGCGAGCGGCTTCTCCATTACTATCCTTGCTGAAGAGCAGTATGTTTCGAACAAGGACCGCGAGGACGCCGCCCTGCGGGACACGATGAATAAAATTTACAACCGGCTCCTCTGGAACCTCGAAGTCAGCCATCCTGTCACGCCAGGAGCCAAGGTCACGAAGGGACCTGACGACACAAAGATGAGGGTCTTCCGGGACAAACTCAAAGAGGCCTTGGACAACCTGGCCGTGCTAGATGATGCGGACTGCACTCGGGAAAAGGCCCTGAAGGCATGGGACAAGGTTTTTAATACCGATTACTTCATGAGTCGTTATAAGGGGGAAGAGAAAGTCAAGGATTCCGAAAATTCTGCTTTCCTGTCAAGCCTTATTGCTACAAAAAGCGAACCCGTCGCAGTACAGAAAAACGGAGGGGGCCGGTTTGCCTGA
- a CDS encoding ThiF family adenylyltransferase, whose translation MLQNLVCVNRDKRKGLLLAFPGRRGHGFAGLMLPSAKKEIDYGFRKGHMSQHILLQRYGVYPVRGASVIRCDPSWVHGRDHNPDVTILGNKTVLLLGVGSLGSGVAELLAKMGIGKLVLVDPEALSTENTSRHTLGVRSMSRMKAAEQANILSKRFPHLQFESHCERWELCYKKDRSIFTSADLIISTIGSWSAESSLSALTYNSKEFPPVIFGWLEEQAAAAHAVAFFGEEGCLRCITDDMGRPRVPVTKWPGVGTQKMVPMCGGVFQPYGANELSYSQTLVADLVADILLGRVTSSAHQVWIGQKKLLERENGEWHPDWIVRHGSPENGGRMMIVPFKNDVSCPICGRPL comes from the coding sequence ATGTTGCAAAATCTCGTTTGCGTGAACAGGGATAAGCGCAAGGGTTTGTTACTTGCCTTTCCCGGTCGCCGAGGTCACGGTTTTGCGGGTCTTATGTTGCCTAGCGCCAAAAAGGAAATCGATTATGGTTTCCGCAAGGGACATATGTCGCAGCACATCCTTCTGCAACGCTATGGCGTTTACCCAGTCAGAGGTGCGTCGGTTATCCGCTGCGATCCTTCCTGGGTCCACGGCCGCGATCACAATCCCGATGTGACGATCCTTGGAAACAAGACTGTCCTTCTGCTGGGGGTTGGTTCACTGGGAAGTGGGGTCGCTGAGCTCCTAGCGAAGATGGGCATTGGCAAACTTGTTCTGGTTGACCCGGAGGCTTTATCGACGGAGAACACAAGTCGACATACACTTGGCGTTCGCTCAATGTCACGGATGAAAGCTGCGGAACAGGCGAATATCCTCTCTAAACGATTTCCCCACCTGCAGTTTGAGTCACATTGCGAGCGATGGGAACTCTGCTACAAAAAGGATCGGTCCATATTCACCTCTGCAGACCTTATCATCTCAACGATTGGTTCCTGGTCGGCGGAAAGCAGTCTTAGCGCTCTCACCTATAACTCCAAGGAATTTCCTCCCGTCATCTTCGGCTGGCTCGAAGAGCAGGCAGCAGCCGCCCATGCGGTTGCTTTCTTTGGAGAGGAGGGATGTCTTCGCTGTATAACCGATGACATGGGACGCCCAAGAGTGCCGGTTACAAAATGGCCTGGTGTTGGAACTCAAAAAATGGTGCCCATGTGCGGTGGTGTATTTCAGCCCTACGGTGCGAACGAACTCTCCTATTCGCAGACCCTCGTAGCGGATCTCGTTGCCGATATCCTACTTGGACGAGTAACCTCATCTGCCCATCAAGTTTGGATTGGCCAGAAGAAATTGCTGGAACGCGAAAATGGGGAATGGCATCCTGATTGGATAGTCCGCCATGGGAGCCCTGAGAACGGCGGCAGAATGATGATTGTTCCCTTCAAGAATGATGTGAGTTGTCCTATTTGCGGTAGACCACTATGA